TGCGGCGGCAACGTTCGCGGGCGCACCTGCTGCATGTGTTTCTAATGACCAATCCGTTCCAGCCGGAAAAGCCCCAATACGCCAATGCGGCATTGCGGACCTTTCCCATGCCCACGTCGCACACCCCCGTCCTGATCCGGGCGGCGGCGGACGGACTGGAAGAAATCTTCCGTTCCGGCTACCACTACAAGCGGGTCGGCGTGACGCTGGCCGGCATCGTGCCGGACAGGCCGGTTCAGGGCGATCTCTTTGCCGCGGACGACGCGCCATCCGACCGGCTCATGCGCACCGTGGACCGGATCAACGGCGAATGGGGCTGCGATACGCTGGTGTTTGCGGCGGCCGGTATCGCCCGCCCATGGAAAATGCGCCAGCGCCGTCTCTCACGGCGGTATACCACCCGATGGAACGAGTTGCCGGTCGCCCGCGCATCGTGACTTATGCGAGCGCGCCGGTGAATGCGTCCAAGCGGACGTGGCCGAACTGCTCCTCGCAAAGCCGGCGGTACAGGGAATCGTTTCGGATAAGGGTTTCATGCGGCCCCTGCTCAATCAGGCGCCCATCGTCGAGAACGACGACAAAATCGCAGTCCACGACTGTCGAGAGACGGTGGGCGATCACCAGCGTCGTGCGCCCGCGCATGAGCGTCTTCAGCGCGTCCTGGATAATGGACTCCGCGCGCGAATCGAGACTGGACGTGGCTTCGTCCAGGATCAGGATGCGCGGGTCGCAGAGAAATGCGCGCGCAATGCTGAGGCGCTGTTTTTGTCCCCCGCTCAGCGTGACGCCGCGCTCGCCGATGGGCGTGTCGTATCCCTGGGGCATCGCTTCGACGAATTCGTCCACATGGGCCATGCGCGCCGCCTGCCGCATCTCTTCATCCGTCGCGCCCGGACGGCCGTAGAGGATGTTCTCGCGGATGGATCCCGCAAACAGGATGGTGTCCTGCAGGACCATGCCGATGTGGCGGCGCAGCGATTTGACGGAAACGTTGCGGATGTCGTGGCCGTCCACGAAAACCGCGCCGCTCCATGCGTCGTAGAATCGCGGCACGAGATTGACGAGCGTCGTTTTGCCGGCTCCGCTGCGGCCCACGATTGCAACGGCTTGTCCCGGTTCGATGGCAAAGGAAATATCCCTCAGGACCGGATTTCCCGGCTGGTACCCAAAAGTGACCTTGTCGAAAACAAGCCTTCCCTCGATGGTCGGCAGCGCCGGCGCGCCGGGGCGATCCTGAATATCCGGTTCGGCGTCCAGCAATTCAAAGACGCGATCCACGGCGGCGAGTTTTTCCTGAATGACCGCGGAACAATCGGCCAGGCGCCGCGTGGGAAGGTATAAATGCTGAATGAATCCGTAAAAAAGGATCAGTTTGGGCAAATAGGCCGCGTCTTGGATGGCGTGGTATCCCCCAAAGCAAATCACAACCAGAGGGCCGAAGGACTGGAGAAATTCCGCGACGGAGGTCAGGGTCGTCCGCAGCCGGAGCCGGGCGATAAACCGGTCGAAATAACGCATCTGCCGATCCCGGAACCGTTCGGCTTCGGCGTCTTCGCGAACGAAAGCCTTGACGACCTGGATGGCGCCCAGTTTCTCGTTCACTTCGCCCGCCATTTCTTCCATCTCCTTCTGGACCTGCGAGGCGGCATGGCGCAATTTCGGATTCATGCGGTAATACACGATGCCGTAGATCGGCAACGTGAACAGACTGACCACCGCGAGTTGCCAGTCCAGAAACAAAAGGAACAGCGCCGTCGCGCACAGGAAAATGGAATCCATGGCGACGTTGATTACCCCATCGCCGAGCAATCCCTGTGCATCGTTCAAGTCGCTGATGATTCGCGCGGTAAGATTGCCCTTGCGCCGCCGGTTATGGAAGGCGAGACTCAACCGCTGAACGTGCCGGAAGACGTCCATGCGAATGTCGAAAATCGTCAAGGAACACGCGCGCGAGGCCCAATAGGAACGCCAATAGG
The sequence above is drawn from the Candidatus Hydrogenedentota bacterium genome and encodes:
- a CDS encoding ABC transporter ATP-binding protein, whose translation is MWKTTFWRYLRYSTPYWRLILASIGCGVLKFSLALGLPASLSFVTKYVIVDDLSAKEKIVRLFIILGLLTAALAVRTPITYWRSYWASRACSLTIFDIRMDVFRHVQRLSLAFHNRRRKGNLTARIISDLNDAQGLLGDGVINVAMDSIFLCATALFLLFLDWQLAVVSLFTLPIYGIVYYRMNPKLRHAASQVQKEMEEMAGEVNEKLGAIQVVKAFVREDAEAERFRDRQMRYFDRFIARLRLRTTLTSVAEFLQSFGPLVVICFGGYHAIQDAAYLPKLILFYGFIQHLYLPTRRLADCSAVIQEKLAAVDRVFELLDAEPDIQDRPGAPALPTIEGRLVFDKVTFGYQPGNPVLRDISFAIEPGQAVAIVGRSGAGKTTLVNLVPRFYDAWSGAVFVDGHDIRNVSVKSLRRHIGMVLQDTILFAGSIRENILYGRPGATDEEMRQAARMAHVDEFVEAMPQGYDTPIGERGVTLSGGQKQRLSIARAFLCDPRILILDEATSSLDSRAESIIQDALKTLMRGRTTLVIAHRLSTVVDCDFVVVLDDGRLIEQGPHETLIRNDSLYRRLCEEQFGHVRLDAFTGALA